A part of Oncorhynchus kisutch isolate 150728-3 linkage group LG2, Okis_V2, whole genome shotgun sequence genomic DNA contains:
- the LOC116376508 gene encoding tuftelin-like isoform X1, with protein sequence MNGVTRSLCTFEDLRADERTADGCRRLRLTLHQQNQVGRITEQPRSKPIGRAFALVQPTSDRPALKPEPIKSSEEKTEKVEVIKVYLEDRRQEQQRHQQSLKMLSDEVSQIQEVRYCLKTLREQMATKNKGQHKFLASGYGVSTPSNQNISSSSKGGAKDDGQGGEDEVERDKMREVSKRLYAQLQEAEKKHQEERERLQAEGVDLRQRLGEQEEKLKGVEESSERKDQRIEELQRLLGGMAQESQALRDTLRNREEELRELRKIREEGRNEEQRSEQLEKELAILKEKIHHLDDMLKSQQRKVRHMIEQLQNSRMVIQERDRVIRDLEEKVAFLEAENREMHDQMDYFLGGERSNSHLSSDRHAQIVYSKPLKPSNSSNKPLPFIKIIETKS encoded by the exons ATGAACGGGGTAACGCGGAGTCTGTGTACATTTGAGGACCTCAGAGCTGATGAGAGAACAGCG GATGGGTGCAGGAGACTGAGGCTGACTCTCCACCAGCAGAACCAGGTCGGGAGGATCACAGAACAACCCAGGAGCAAG CCAATTGGACGAGCATTTGCTCTGGTGCAGCCAACCAGTGATAGGCCTGCTCTGAAGCCTGAACCAATCAAATCCTCTGAGGAGAAGACTGAAAAGGTTGAAGTCATCAAG GTGTATCTGGAGGATCGTAGACAGGAGCAGCAGAGACACCAGCAGAGCCTCAAGATGTTGTCAGATGAAGTCTCCCAGATACAGGAG GTGAGATACTGTCTGAAGACCCTGAGGGAACAGATGGCAACCAAGAACAAAGGACAACACAAG TTTCTTGCTAGTGGCTACGGAGTCAGCACTCCCTCCAATCAGAACATCTCTTCTTCCTCAAAGGGAGGAGCTAAAGATGATGGGCAG ggaggggaggatgaggtggagaggGACAAGATGAGGGAGGTCAGTAAGCGTCTGTATGCTCAGCTACAGGAGGCCGAGAAGAAAcaccaggaggagagagagagactgcag GCTGAGGGTGTGGATCTGCGCCAGCGTCTGGGGGAGCAGGAGGAGAAGCTGAAGGGGGTGGAGGAGAGTAGTGAGAGGAAAGACCAGAGGATTGAGGAGCTCCAGAGGCTGCTGGGAGGCATGGCACAGGAGAGCCAAGCCCTACGAGACACactgaggaacagagaggaagaaCTCAGAGAATTACGCAAGatcagagaggagggcaggaacgAGGAGCAGAG GTCAGAGCAGTTGGAGAAGGAGCTGGCCATTCTGAAGGAGAAGATCCATCATCTAGATGACATGCTGAAGAGCCAGCAGAGGAAAGTCAGACACATGATCGAACag ctgcAGAACTCTCGTATGGTGATCCAGGAGAGGGACCGTGTCATCAGAGATCTGGAGGAGAAGGTGGCTTTCCTGGAGGCAGAG aaccGGGAGATGCATGATCAGATGGACTACTTCCTGGGAGGTGAAAGGTCAAACTCGCACCTCTCATCAGACCGCCACGCCCAGATTGTCTACAG taAGCCTTTGAAGCCCAGCAACTCGTCCAACAAGCCTCTTCCCTTCATCAAAATCATTGAGACCAAGTCCTGA
- the LOC116376508 gene encoding tuftelin-like isoform X2 — protein sequence MNGVTRSLCTFEDLRADERTADGCRRLRLTLHQQNQVGRITEQPRSKPIGRAFALVQPTSDRPALKPEPIKSSEEKTEKVEVIKVYLEDRRQEQQRHQQSLKMLSDEVSQIQEVRYCLKTLREQMATKNKGQHKGGEDEVERDKMREVSKRLYAQLQEAEKKHQEERERLQAEGVDLRQRLGEQEEKLKGVEESSERKDQRIEELQRLLGGMAQESQALRDTLRNREEELRELRKIREEGRNEEQRSEQLEKELAILKEKIHHLDDMLKSQQRKVRHMIEQLQNSRMVIQERDRVIRDLEEKVAFLEAENREMHDQMDYFLGGERSNSHLSSDRHAQIVYSKPLKPSNSSNKPLPFIKIIETKS from the exons ATGAACGGGGTAACGCGGAGTCTGTGTACATTTGAGGACCTCAGAGCTGATGAGAGAACAGCG GATGGGTGCAGGAGACTGAGGCTGACTCTCCACCAGCAGAACCAGGTCGGGAGGATCACAGAACAACCCAGGAGCAAG CCAATTGGACGAGCATTTGCTCTGGTGCAGCCAACCAGTGATAGGCCTGCTCTGAAGCCTGAACCAATCAAATCCTCTGAGGAGAAGACTGAAAAGGTTGAAGTCATCAAG GTGTATCTGGAGGATCGTAGACAGGAGCAGCAGAGACACCAGCAGAGCCTCAAGATGTTGTCAGATGAAGTCTCCCAGATACAGGAG GTGAGATACTGTCTGAAGACCCTGAGGGAACAGATGGCAACCAAGAACAAAGGACAACACAAG ggaggggaggatgaggtggagaggGACAAGATGAGGGAGGTCAGTAAGCGTCTGTATGCTCAGCTACAGGAGGCCGAGAAGAAAcaccaggaggagagagagagactgcag GCTGAGGGTGTGGATCTGCGCCAGCGTCTGGGGGAGCAGGAGGAGAAGCTGAAGGGGGTGGAGGAGAGTAGTGAGAGGAAAGACCAGAGGATTGAGGAGCTCCAGAGGCTGCTGGGAGGCATGGCACAGGAGAGCCAAGCCCTACGAGACACactgaggaacagagaggaagaaCTCAGAGAATTACGCAAGatcagagaggagggcaggaacgAGGAGCAGAG GTCAGAGCAGTTGGAGAAGGAGCTGGCCATTCTGAAGGAGAAGATCCATCATCTAGATGACATGCTGAAGAGCCAGCAGAGGAAAGTCAGACACATGATCGAACag ctgcAGAACTCTCGTATGGTGATCCAGGAGAGGGACCGTGTCATCAGAGATCTGGAGGAGAAGGTGGCTTTCCTGGAGGCAGAG aaccGGGAGATGCATGATCAGATGGACTACTTCCTGGGAGGTGAAAGGTCAAACTCGCACCTCTCATCAGACCGCCACGCCCAGATTGTCTACAG taAGCCTTTGAAGCCCAGCAACTCGTCCAACAAGCCTCTTCCCTTCATCAAAATCATTGAGACCAAGTCCTGA